The Desulfotignum phosphitoxidans DSM 13687 DNA segment TGCCGGATGAGCATCAGGTCGATGCCGAAACGCCGGGCCTCTTTTCGGATCTGCCGGGCTGCGTCCATGTCCGTGGGATAGACGGGCCCGTCCATGTTGAACCGGGTGAACACGGCTTCGGTTTCATCGATCAGGGCCTGGGCCTCTGACAAGGGCATGAACTGGGTCAGATCGGTTTTTCCCAGCCGGGGAATGAAATTGAGCTTGCCGTCGGAATACAGCCCGGCCCCGCCGATGCCTGACAAAATATTGCACGGGTCGCATCCGACGCATTTCTGCAAATGATGGTTGGGGCATTTGCGTTTGAGAGGCTCTTTGCCTTTTTCAATGAGCAGCACCTTGAGCCGGGCATGTTCCATCAGATACCCGGCGGCAAACAACCCTGCCGGTCCGCCGCCCACAATAATCACGTCATATGTCATTTCCGGGTGTCTCCGTTGTTTCCGGCTCCAGGCCCATGGCTTTGGCCCGGGCCATCCACTGTTTCCGGGCCAAAGCCCGCATATCGATTACATTGTCACTTTCATCCACGATTTCCATTCCCATGAGGGTTTCAATCAGGTCTTCCAAAGTCACCAGCCCGTCTGTGCCCCCATGTTCACTGACAATCAGGGCAATGTGCTGACGCTCAGTCAGAAACCGTTCAAACAGCACGGTCAAAGGGATGGAGCTGGGCACGGCCATGATTTCCCGTTTCAGGGCCTTGAGTGTTTCATTTCCCCTTTTCTGGGCCATGAAAATCAATATATCATCTTTGAGAACAAACCCCGTGGCATCGTCTAAGTGTGATTTGTACAAGGGCAGGCGTGAAAACGGAGTTTTCATGATGTATTTCAAAGATGCATCAATGGTCATGTCTTCGGGCAACGCAGATACCACGGTGCGCGGTGTCATGATATCCGTGGCTTTCAGACTTTCAAACCGCAGCAGATTCTGAATGATTCTGGATTCTTTGGTGTGGATCTGACCCGTGCGTTCACCCACGGATGCCATGGCAATGAATTCATCCCTGGAAAAAATATGCATGGTTTTTCCCCGGGAAATGAATTTGGTCAGTTTTTCAGACAGCCAGACAATGGGGTACAGGATGGTAATCAGCGTGTTGATGAAAATCGCGGTGGGGCCGGTCAGGCGCGACCAGTAGACCGCACCGATGGTTTTGGGAAGGATTTCCGACAGAAACAGGATCATCAGGGTCATGGCGGCGGAAAACACCCCGAACCAGGCGCTGCCGAACACGGCCGTGGCTTTGGCTCCCGCACCGATGGCCCCGACGGTATGGGCAATGGTATTCAATGTCAGAATGGCAGCCAGAGACCGGTCCACATTGTCCTGTTTAAGTCGCTGCAAAAGCGCGGCTTTCCGGGGATGGTTTTTTTTCAACCCTTCGATATACGAGGGAGTGACACTCAAAAGAACGGCTTCCGCCACGGAACACAGAAATGAAAAAAACAGGGCCAGCCCCACATACAGGATCAATCCCAGGATATCAGTATCCATCCGGCCGAAAATAGGGTTCATGAATGTGGATTCCTAAGTGTTTGTGAATAAAAGTCGTTATATTTCATGGGGCTACCATAATCATCTGCCAGGATGGGTGCAAGAAAAAAACTCAAGGTCTTTTTGACCGCAGCTGCATGGCCAGGTGCATGAAATTTTCCAGGACCCCGGTGATTTTTTTGTTCTTATGCCAGACCATCAGCACAGGGGTGGTCAAATCCTTTGCCCAGTTCAACGGCACCAGTTCCCTGTTTTGAAGCTCGTTTTGTATGGAATTTTTTGGAAGAATCGTCAAGCCAATGCCTTTTTTGACACATTCTTTGATGGCTTCGACACTGGTGATTTCTATGATACAGGCTGGTTTTACCATGTGCGTGTTCAGCAGCTGCCTGAACGGGAGGCCGTATCCGCACCCTGTTTTTAAAAATAAAAGTGTTTCAGCATGAAGGTCTTTTGCATCGACGGTGGGCTTTCCCGCCAGGGGATGGGTGGGAAGCGCCGCCATAATCAGGGTTTCAGTAAAGATTTTTTCCGTGATCAGCCGGG contains these protein-coding regions:
- a CDS encoding hemolysin family protein encodes the protein MNPIFGRMDTDILGLILYVGLALFFSFLCSVAEAVLLSVTPSYIEGLKKNHPRKAALLQRLKQDNVDRSLAAILTLNTIAHTVGAIGAGAKATAVFGSAWFGVFSAAMTLMILFLSEILPKTIGAVYWSRLTGPTAIFINTLITILYPIVWLSEKLTKFISRGKTMHIFSRDEFIAMASVGERTGQIHTKESRIIQNLLRFESLKATDIMTPRTVVSALPEDMTIDASLKYIMKTPFSRLPLYKSHLDDATGFVLKDDILIFMAQKRGNETLKALKREIMAVPSSIPLTVLFERFLTERQHIALIVSEHGGTDGLVTLEDLIETLMGMEIVDESDNVIDMRALARKQWMARAKAMGLEPETTETPGNDI